A portion of the Rhinolophus sinicus isolate RSC01 linkage group LG03, ASM3656204v1, whole genome shotgun sequence genome contains these proteins:
- the KATNBL1 gene encoding KATNB1-like protein 1 isoform X1 has translation MNHTKRLLKTFAYISLARTSHMTMHNFKMMGIQEIMASETHNVKKRNFCNNIEDHSIDLPRKRISNFTNKNMKEVKKSPKQLAAYINRTVGQAVKSPDKLRKVIYHRKKVHYPFLNPCYKKKQSPRSGGCDMANKENELACAGHLPEKLHHDGRTYLLNSSDSGSSQTESPSSKYSGFFSEVSQDHETMAQVLFSRNLRLNVALTFWKKRSITELVAYLVRIEDLGVVVDCLPVLTNSLQEEKQYISLGCCVDLLPLVKSLLKSKFEEYIIVGLNWLQAVIKRWWSELSSKTEIINDGNIQILKEQLSGLWEQENHLTLVPGYTGNIAKDVDAYLLQLH, from the exons GTATTCAAGAGATTATGGCATCTGAAACCCACAATGTTAAAAAACGAAACTTTTGTAACAATATTGAGGATCATTCCATTGATCTTCCCAGAAAAAGAAtatctaattttactaataaGAACATGAAGGAG gttaaGAAATCTCCAAAACAGTTGGCTGCTTACATAAATAG AACAGTTGGACAAGCTGTGAAAAGCCCAGATAAACTACGTAAGGTGATCTATCACAGAAAGAAAGTTCATTATCCTTTTCTAAATCcttgttacaaaaaaaaacagtccCCTAGAAGTGGGGGCTGTGACAtggcaaataaagaaaatgaactggCTTGTGCAGGCCACCTGCCTGAAAAATTACACCATGATGGTCGAACATATTTGCTTAACTCCAGTGATTCTGGTTCTTCACAGACAGAAAGCCCATCATCAAAATATAGTGGTTTTTTTTCTGAG GTTTCTCAGGACCATGAAACGATGGCACAAGTTTTGTTCAGCAGGAATTTGAGATTGAATGTAGCTTTAACTTTCTGGAAAAAGAGAAGTATAACTGAACTTGTAGCTTATTTGGTGAG GATAGAAGACCTTGGAGTGGTGGTGGATTGCCTTCCTGTGCTCACCAATAg tttacaggaagaaaaacagtACATCTCACTTGGCTGCTGTGTAGACTTGTTGCCGCTAGTAAAATCACTACTTAAAAGCAAGTTTGAAGA GTATATAATAGTTGGCTTAAACTGGCTTCAAGCAGTCATAAAAAGGTGGTGGTCAGAACTATCTTccaaaacagaaattataaatgatGG aaatattcagattttaaaagaacaattaagTGGATTGTGGGAGCAAGAAAACCATCTTACTTTGGTTCCAGGATATACTGGTAATATAGCTAAG GATGTAGATGCTTATTTATTACAGTTGCATTGA
- the KATNBL1 gene encoding KATNB1-like protein 1 isoform X3 gives MASETHNVKKRNFCNNIEDHSIDLPRKRISNFTNKNMKEVKKSPKQLAAYINRTVGQAVKSPDKLRKVIYHRKKVHYPFLNPCYKKKQSPRSGGCDMANKENELACAGHLPEKLHHDGRTYLLNSSDSGSSQTESPSSKYSGFFSEVSQDHETMAQVLFSRNLRLNVALTFWKKRSITELVAYLVRIEDLGVVVDCLPVLTNSLQEEKQYISLGCCVDLLPLVKSLLKSKFEEYIIVGLNWLQAVIKRWWSELSSKTEIINDGNIQILKEQLSGLWEQENHLTLVPGYTGNIAKDVDAYLLQLH, from the exons ATGGCATCTGAAACCCACAATGTTAAAAAACGAAACTTTTGTAACAATATTGAGGATCATTCCATTGATCTTCCCAGAAAAAGAAtatctaattttactaataaGAACATGAAGGAG gttaaGAAATCTCCAAAACAGTTGGCTGCTTACATAAATAG AACAGTTGGACAAGCTGTGAAAAGCCCAGATAAACTACGTAAGGTGATCTATCACAGAAAGAAAGTTCATTATCCTTTTCTAAATCcttgttacaaaaaaaaacagtccCCTAGAAGTGGGGGCTGTGACAtggcaaataaagaaaatgaactggCTTGTGCAGGCCACCTGCCTGAAAAATTACACCATGATGGTCGAACATATTTGCTTAACTCCAGTGATTCTGGTTCTTCACAGACAGAAAGCCCATCATCAAAATATAGTGGTTTTTTTTCTGAG GTTTCTCAGGACCATGAAACGATGGCACAAGTTTTGTTCAGCAGGAATTTGAGATTGAATGTAGCTTTAACTTTCTGGAAAAAGAGAAGTATAACTGAACTTGTAGCTTATTTGGTGAG GATAGAAGACCTTGGAGTGGTGGTGGATTGCCTTCCTGTGCTCACCAATAg tttacaggaagaaaaacagtACATCTCACTTGGCTGCTGTGTAGACTTGTTGCCGCTAGTAAAATCACTACTTAAAAGCAAGTTTGAAGA GTATATAATAGTTGGCTTAAACTGGCTTCAAGCAGTCATAAAAAGGTGGTGGTCAGAACTATCTTccaaaacagaaattataaatgatGG aaatattcagattttaaaagaacaattaagTGGATTGTGGGAGCAAGAAAACCATCTTACTTTGGTTCCAGGATATACTGGTAATATAGCTAAG GATGTAGATGCTTATTTATTACAGTTGCATTGA